One Lycium barbarum isolate Lr01 chromosome 5, ASM1917538v2, whole genome shotgun sequence genomic window carries:
- the LOC132642067 gene encoding RNA-binding KH domain-containing protein RCF3-like isoform X1 yields MAGQRNNFGKRMQSESDHPRNDGSKRRNPTDEKESNSLGPEDTVFRYLCPTGKIGSIIGVGGDIAKQLRTETNSKIRISETIPGCEERVVTIYSTSEETNVYEETGDLISPAQDALFKVHDRVFAEELRMDEDLEDPQQITIRMLVPSDQIGCVIGKGGQVIQNIRSETGAQVRVLSSEHLPPCALNSDELLQVTGEGPVVKKALYQVAARLHDNPSRSQHQLLSSPSIYRSGAGLAIPHAGPQVMGTTSLMGPYGRIDGRSRSTSVKDFAVRLVCPTENVGAVIGKGGSIIKQLRQESGAGIKVDSAAAEGDDCVIFVSAKEAYEDQSPTIDATMRLQPRSSEKTEKESGDAVLTTRLLVPSSRVGCLIGKGGSIINEMRNTTRASIRILSKENLPKVASEDDEMVQITGDANVAGNALLQVLMRLRANTFEMEGAFAAFSPGLSYVPMPANTLDGSRYANRDNRSRRHGYSSYSGGHDYNDLPSTESYGGSQVGGGGSYAPYGAYSSGRSSSAGVSSHNPPAYGKSYGY; encoded by the exons ATGGCAGGACAGAGGAATAACTTTGGGAAGAGAATGCAATCTGAATCCGACCACCCGAGGAATGatggaagtaagagaaggaatccAACTGATGAAAAGGAATCAAATTCCCTTGGACCAGAGGATACTGTTTTTCGTTATCTGTGCCCCACGGGAAAAATTGGAAGTATCATTGGAGTTGGTGGGGACATTGCAAAACAATTGAGGACAGAAACTAATTCAAAGATTAGGATTAGTGAGACCATTCCTGGCTGCGAGGAACGTGTGGTAACTATTTATAGCACTAGTGAAGAAACTAATGTCTATGAAGAGACTGGTGACCTGATTTCACCTGCTCAAGATGCTCTATTCAAGGTGCATGACAGGGTCTTTGCTGAAGAGCTGCGTATGGATGAAGATCTGGAGGATCCTCAGCAAATTACTATAAGGATGCTTGTCCCATCAGATCAAATAGGCTGTGTAATAGGGAAAGGTGGACAAGTGATCCAGAATATACGAAGTGAAACAGGTGCACAGGTTCGGGTCTTAAGCAGTGAGCACTTGCCTCCTTGTGCTCTAAACTCCGATGAGCTTCTCCAG GTAACCGGTGAAGGTCCAGTTGTTAAGAAAGCACTTTATCAAGTAGCAGCGCGTCTCCATGATAATCCATCACGGTCCCAACATCAATTGCTGTCGTCACCCAGCATATATAGGTCTGGTGCTGGACTTGCTATCCCTCATGCTGGTCCCCAAGTAATGGGTACGACATCTTTGATGGGTCCTTATGGGAGAATTGATGGTAGAAGTCGATCTACTTCTGTAAAAGACTTTGCAGTTCGTTTGGTTTGTCCAACTGAAAATGTAGGCGCTGTAATTGGCAAAGGTGGAAGCATTATCAAACAGCTAAGACAGGAATCAGGTGCAGGTATTAAAGTCGATAGTGCTGCAGCTGAAGGAGATGATTGCGTTATATTTGTATCTGCAAAGGAG GCATATGAAGATCAATCGCCTACAATCGATGCAACAATGCGTTTGCAACCAAGAAGTAGTGAGAAAACTGAAAAAGAATCTGGTGATGCTGTCCTGACGACTCGCCTGCTTGTACCTAGTTCACGAGTTGGATGCCTTATTGGTAAAGGTGGTTCCATTATCAATGAGATGCGAAATACCACAAGGGCAAGCATCCGCATCCTTTCGAAGGAAAATCTTCCCAAAGTGGCATCTGAAGATGACGAGATGGTGCAG ATTACTGGAGATGCTAATGTTGCTGGCAATGCGTTATTGCAAGTACTTATGCGGTTGAGGGCCAATACATTTGAGATGGAAGGAGCTTTTGCTGCATTTTCTCCTGGCCTTTCTTACGTCCCAATGCCTGCAAACACGCTAGATGGTTCAAGATATGCAAATCGTGATAATAGATCGCGCCGGCATGGTTATTCATCTTATTCAGGTGGACATGATTACAATGATTTGCCTTCAACTGAAAGTTATGGCGGTTCACAG GTTGGTGGTGGAGGTAGTTATGCACCATATGGCGCGTATTCTTCTGGGCGATCTAGTAGTGCAGG GGTTTCCAGCCATAACCCTCCTGCATATGGGAAATCCTATGGCTACTAG
- the LOC132642067 gene encoding RNA-binding KH domain-containing protein RCF3-like isoform X2, giving the protein MQSESDHPRNDGSKRRNPTDEKESNSLGPEDTVFRYLCPTGKIGSIIGVGGDIAKQLRTETNSKIRISETIPGCEERVVTIYSTSEETNVYEETGDLISPAQDALFKVHDRVFAEELRMDEDLEDPQQITIRMLVPSDQIGCVIGKGGQVIQNIRSETGAQVRVLSSEHLPPCALNSDELLQVTGEGPVVKKALYQVAARLHDNPSRSQHQLLSSPSIYRSGAGLAIPHAGPQVMGTTSLMGPYGRIDGRSRSTSVKDFAVRLVCPTENVGAVIGKGGSIIKQLRQESGAGIKVDSAAAEGDDCVIFVSAKEAYEDQSPTIDATMRLQPRSSEKTEKESGDAVLTTRLLVPSSRVGCLIGKGGSIINEMRNTTRASIRILSKENLPKVASEDDEMVQITGDANVAGNALLQVLMRLRANTFEMEGAFAAFSPGLSYVPMPANTLDGSRYANRDNRSRRHGYSSYSGGHDYNDLPSTESYGGSQVGGGGSYAPYGAYSSGRSSSAGVSSHNPPAYGKSYGY; this is encoded by the exons ATGCAATCTGAATCCGACCACCCGAGGAATGatggaagtaagagaaggaatccAACTGATGAAAAGGAATCAAATTCCCTTGGACCAGAGGATACTGTTTTTCGTTATCTGTGCCCCACGGGAAAAATTGGAAGTATCATTGGAGTTGGTGGGGACATTGCAAAACAATTGAGGACAGAAACTAATTCAAAGATTAGGATTAGTGAGACCATTCCTGGCTGCGAGGAACGTGTGGTAACTATTTATAGCACTAGTGAAGAAACTAATGTCTATGAAGAGACTGGTGACCTGATTTCACCTGCTCAAGATGCTCTATTCAAGGTGCATGACAGGGTCTTTGCTGAAGAGCTGCGTATGGATGAAGATCTGGAGGATCCTCAGCAAATTACTATAAGGATGCTTGTCCCATCAGATCAAATAGGCTGTGTAATAGGGAAAGGTGGACAAGTGATCCAGAATATACGAAGTGAAACAGGTGCACAGGTTCGGGTCTTAAGCAGTGAGCACTTGCCTCCTTGTGCTCTAAACTCCGATGAGCTTCTCCAG GTAACCGGTGAAGGTCCAGTTGTTAAGAAAGCACTTTATCAAGTAGCAGCGCGTCTCCATGATAATCCATCACGGTCCCAACATCAATTGCTGTCGTCACCCAGCATATATAGGTCTGGTGCTGGACTTGCTATCCCTCATGCTGGTCCCCAAGTAATGGGTACGACATCTTTGATGGGTCCTTATGGGAGAATTGATGGTAGAAGTCGATCTACTTCTGTAAAAGACTTTGCAGTTCGTTTGGTTTGTCCAACTGAAAATGTAGGCGCTGTAATTGGCAAAGGTGGAAGCATTATCAAACAGCTAAGACAGGAATCAGGTGCAGGTATTAAAGTCGATAGTGCTGCAGCTGAAGGAGATGATTGCGTTATATTTGTATCTGCAAAGGAG GCATATGAAGATCAATCGCCTACAATCGATGCAACAATGCGTTTGCAACCAAGAAGTAGTGAGAAAACTGAAAAAGAATCTGGTGATGCTGTCCTGACGACTCGCCTGCTTGTACCTAGTTCACGAGTTGGATGCCTTATTGGTAAAGGTGGTTCCATTATCAATGAGATGCGAAATACCACAAGGGCAAGCATCCGCATCCTTTCGAAGGAAAATCTTCCCAAAGTGGCATCTGAAGATGACGAGATGGTGCAG ATTACTGGAGATGCTAATGTTGCTGGCAATGCGTTATTGCAAGTACTTATGCGGTTGAGGGCCAATACATTTGAGATGGAAGGAGCTTTTGCTGCATTTTCTCCTGGCCTTTCTTACGTCCCAATGCCTGCAAACACGCTAGATGGTTCAAGATATGCAAATCGTGATAATAGATCGCGCCGGCATGGTTATTCATCTTATTCAGGTGGACATGATTACAATGATTTGCCTTCAACTGAAAGTTATGGCGGTTCACAG GTTGGTGGTGGAGGTAGTTATGCACCATATGGCGCGTATTCTTCTGGGCGATCTAGTAGTGCAGG GGTTTCCAGCCATAACCCTCCTGCATATGGGAAATCCTATGGCTACTAG